One genomic region from Torulaspora delbrueckii CBS 1146 chromosome 4, complete genome encodes:
- the ERG24 gene encoding delta(14)-sterol reductase (similar to Saccharomyces cerevisiae ERG24 (YNL280C); ancestral locus Anc_3.81): protein MASKLNPKTKNIEFGGAPGALAISVGLPILTIVLNQMVRPDYFIKGWFSNFEFAQLWNGIKSSRYYFTRYDLWTYYTAWHLGLAALATILPGKKMNGVELRDGTSLPYKINGIAMSAALFLILAVRWQLTQGQLPELQFLYDNHVDLCIVTILYAFLLSVYVYVTSFFPLLGKNGHNTKERILALGGNTGNPIYDWFIGRELNPRLGPLDIKLFCELRPGMLLWLLINLSCLHHQYLKTGELNNALLVVNLLQGFYIFDGILNEEGCLTMMDITTDGFGYMLAFGDLSLVPFTYSLQARYLSVSPITLTNYQLATIFGFMVTGFYIFHKSNMQKSLFRQGKLPHLNSIATKRGTKLLCDGWWAKSQHINYFGDWLISLSWCLTTWFQTPLTYYYSLYFATLLLHRQSRDEHKCREKYQESWEEYERNVPYKIVPYIY, encoded by the coding sequence ATGGCGTCCAAATTAAACCCTAAAACTAAGAATATAGAATTTGGCGGAGCACCCGGTGCGCTGGCTATCTCTGTTGGTTTGCCCATATTGACTATTGTTCTTAACCAAATGGTTAGGCCCGATTACTTCATCAAGGGCTGGTTTTCTAATTTTGAATTTGCTCAACTTTGGAATGGCATCAAATCCTCTAGATATTATTTCACCAGGTACGATTTGTGGACATATTATACCGCATGGCACTTGGGTCTAGCCGCTTTGGCTACCATCTTACCaggaaagaaaatgaacGGTGTAGAGCTTAGAGATGGAACCAGTTTGCCCTATAAGATTAATGGAATTGCCATGTCAGCCGCGCTTTTCTTGATCCTTGCCGTTAGATGGCAATTGACTCAAGGTCAGCTACCTGAGTTGCAATTCTTGTACGACAACCATGTTGACTTGTGCATCGTCACCATCCTATATGCTTTCCTACTCTCAGTCTACGTTTACGTTACCAGTTTCTTCCCATTATTGGGTAAAAATGGACATAATACCAAGGAAAGGATCCTTGCGCTGGGCGGGAACACTGGCAACCCAATTTACGACTGGTTTATCGGCAGAGAATTAAACCCCAGACTAGGTCCCTTAGATATCAAGCTATTTTGCGAATTGAGGCCTGGTATGTTGTTGTGgttattgatcaatttATCCTGTCTGCATCATCaatatttgaagactgGTGAATTGAACAACGCTTTGCTCGTTGTGAACCTTTTGCAAGGATTCTATATTTTCGACGGTATCTTAAACGAAGAAGGATGTTTAACAATGATGGACATCACTACGGATGGTTTCGGCTATATGCTTGCCTTTGGTGATCTATCTCTAGTCCCATTCACTTACTCCTTACAAGCGCGCTACTTGAGTGTATCTCCAATTACTTTAACCAACTACCAGTTGGCAACAATCTTTGGGTTCATGGTCACAGGTTTCTACATCTTCCACAAGTCCAACATGCAAAAATCGCTGTTCAGACAAGGCAAGCTACCTCATCTAAACAGTATCGCCACTAAGCGGGGTACTAAACTACTGTGTGATGGCTGGTGGGCCAAATCTCAACATATCAACTATTTCGGCGATTGGTTGATCTCGCTAAGTTGGTGCCTAACCACCTGGTTCCAAACTCCTTTGACGTATTACTACTCGTTATATTTCGCCACATTGCTACTACACCGCCAATCGAGAGACGAACACAAGTGCCGTGAAAAGTACCAAGAAAGTTGGGAAGAGTACGAGAGAAATGTGCCTTACAAGATTGTTCCCTACATATACTAA
- the HCH1 gene encoding Hch1p (similar to Saccharomyces cerevisiae HCH1 (YNL281W); ancestral locus Anc_3.80) codes for MVVLNPNNWHWVGKNTLPWTREYFERTLADLEVVSADGKHRVVLTEVTEVSGDSNVSQRKGKPICYFDLLLSMSVKVLEGETGEELTVGVLNIPEFMHDETDFETQYRDFKEFEPLVRQQFYPKVHEILLQYQPTLIEEHSRDLQD; via the coding sequence ATGGTGGTGTTGAATCCAAACAATTGGCATTGGGTCGGTAAGAACACTTTGCCCTGGACTAGGGAATATTTTGAGCGTACTCTTGCGGATCTAGAAGTAGTTTCGGCGGATGGGAAGCACCGGGTTGTGCTAACAGAAGTTACCGAAGTTTCGGGGGATTCGAATGTGTCGCAGAGGAAGGGAAAACCCATTTGCTATTTCGATTTACTATTGTCGATGAGCGTTAAAGTTCTAGAGGGGGAAACTGGGGAAGAATTGACTGTCGGAGTACTCAATATACCTGAGTTTATGCATGATGAGACAGATTTCGAGACACAGTACCGggatttcaaagagtttgaaccACTTGTGAGACAACAATTCTATCCCAAGGTGCATGAGATTTTATTGCAATACCAGCCCACTTTGATCGAAGAACATTCGAGAGATTTGCAAGATTGA
- the POP3 gene encoding Pop3p (similar to Saccharomyces cerevisiae POP3 (YNL282W); ancestral locus Anc_3.79): MSLKEVDKKLVKRRQVYRPVLDNPFTNERALWPRVKDPQFIWELLNTTVLSKIKGLASVPLNEWPWDVITDYNEIVQLLETGEEDVVLYVCNRDSDVSSVLLQQIPLLCYMSECSVTLVQLPSGSHQAIQEAITSSPLRCQDGLLLLRCNDKISDNFRDQIAQQVDPLQFPWLEGVKHLPATVRRLKTSQPSR, from the coding sequence atgtcattgaaggaGGTGGATAAGAAGCTTGTAAAGAGACGCCAGGTATACCGACCTGTATTGGACAATCCATTCACGAATGAGCGAGCGTTGTGGCCGCGAGTGAAAGATCCACAGTTTATATGGGAATTGCTGAATACCACTGTACtatcaaagatcaaaggtCTAGCAAGTGTTCCCTTGAACGAGTGGCCCTGGGATGTAATCACAGATTATAATGAAATCGTGCAATTGTTGGAAACTGgggaagaagatgttgtgTTGTACGTGTGCAATCGAGATTCTGATGTATCGTCCGTACTTTTACAACAGATACCACTCCTGTGTTACATGAGCGAATGCAGCGTTACGCTCGTGCAATTGCCCTCTGGATCGCACCAAGCAATCCAGGAGGCAAtcacttcttcaccacttCGATGCCAAGACGGACTGCTCCTGCTGCGTTGTAATGACAAAATCAGCGACAATTTCCGCGACCAAATCGCCCAGCAAGTGGATCCATTGCAATTTCCCTGGCTCGAGGGCGTTAAGCACCTGCCAGCGACCGTCAGAAGGCTCAAGACCTCTCAACCTTCCCGGTGA